In Streptomyces sp. NBC_01381, a genomic segment contains:
- the rnpA gene encoding ribonuclease P protein component → MLPTEHRLRRREDFATAVRRGRRAGRPLLVVHLRSGATDPHVPGESIPPTRAGFVVSKAVGGAVVRNAVKRRLRHLMRDRVALLPPGSLVVVRALPGAGDADHAQLARDLDAALQRLLGGGAR, encoded by the coding sequence GTGCTGCCTACCGAGCATCGGCTGAGGCGGCGCGAAGACTTCGCGACCGCGGTACGCCGAGGACGCCGGGCCGGACGCCCGCTTCTCGTCGTCCATCTGCGTAGCGGCGCAACGGACCCGCACGTGCCTGGGGAGAGCATTCCCCCGACGCGTGCGGGTTTCGTCGTGAGCAAGGCCGTGGGCGGCGCTGTCGTACGCAACGCGGTGAAGCGCAGGCTGCGTCATCTGATGCGTGACCGGGTGGCTCTGCTGCCCCCCGGTAGCCTGGTAGTCGTACGAGCGTTGCCCGGTGCGGGCGACGCCGACCATGCACAGCTGGCCCGAGACCTGGATGCCGCTCTTCAGCGGCTGCTGGGAGGGGGCGCTCGATGA
- the gnd gene encoding phosphogluconate dehydrogenase (NAD(+)-dependent, decarboxylating) — translation MELGLVGLGKMGGNMRERIRRAGHTVIGYDRNPDVADVHSLEELVGKLKGPRVVWVMVPAGAATQSTVDELAELLQPGDVVVDGGNSRWTDDEKHAEELAAKGIGFVDCGVSGGVWGLENGYALMYGGDAENIAKVQPIFDALKPEGDFGSVHAGKAGAGHFSKMVHNGIEYAMMQAYAEGWELLEKVDSVTDVREVFRSWQEGTVIRSWLLDLAVNALDDDEHLDKLRGFAQDSGEGRWTVEAAIDNAVPLPAITASLFARFASRQDDSPQMKMIAALRNQFGGHAVEKK, via the coding sequence ATGGAGCTCGGTCTCGTCGGCCTCGGCAAGATGGGCGGCAACATGCGCGAGCGCATCCGCCGCGCAGGCCACACCGTCATCGGATACGACCGCAACCCGGACGTCGCGGATGTCCACAGCCTCGAAGAGCTTGTGGGCAAGCTCAAGGGCCCGCGGGTCGTGTGGGTGATGGTCCCGGCAGGGGCCGCGACCCAGTCCACCGTCGACGAGCTGGCCGAGCTGCTGCAGCCCGGCGACGTCGTCGTGGACGGCGGGAACTCCCGCTGGACGGACGACGAGAAGCACGCCGAGGAGCTCGCGGCCAAGGGCATCGGCTTTGTCGACTGCGGCGTCTCCGGCGGCGTCTGGGGCCTGGAGAACGGCTACGCGCTGATGTACGGCGGCGACGCCGAGAACATCGCGAAGGTCCAGCCGATCTTCGACGCCCTCAAGCCCGAGGGTGACTTCGGCTCGGTCCACGCGGGCAAGGCCGGCGCCGGCCACTTCTCGAAGATGGTTCACAACGGCATCGAGTACGCGATGATGCAGGCCTACGCCGAGGGCTGGGAGCTCCTGGAGAAGGTCGACTCCGTCACGGACGTGCGTGAGGTCTTCCGCTCCTGGCAGGAGGGCACGGTCATCCGTTCCTGGCTGCTCGACCTCGCGGTCAACGCCCTGGACGACGACGAGCACCTGGACAAGCTGCGCGGCTTCGCGCAGGACTCCGGAGAGGGCCGCTGGACCGTGGAGGCGGCGATCGACAACGCCGTGCCGCTGCCCGCGATCACCGCGTCCCTCTTCGCGCGCTTCGCCTCGCGTCAGGACGACTCGCCGCAGATGAAGATGATCGCGGCGCTGCGCAACCAGTTCGGCGGCCACGCGGTCGAGAAGAAGTAA
- the dnaN gene encoding DNA polymerase III subunit beta: MKIRVERDVLAEAVAWAARSLPARPPAPVLAGLLLKAEEGALSLSSFDYEVSARVSVDAEVDEEGTVLVSGRLLADICRALPNRPVEISTDGVRATVVCGSSRFTLHTLPVEEYPALPQMPTATGTVPGEVFAAAANQVAIAAGRDDTLPVLTGVRIEIEGDTVTLASTDRYRFAVREFLWKPEDPEASAVALVPAKTLQDTAKALTSGDTVTLALSGSGAGEGLIGFEGAGRRTTTRLLEGDLPKYRTLFPTEFNSIAVIETAPFVEAVKRVALVAERNTPVRLSFEQGVLILEAGSSDDAQAVERVDAQLDGDDISIAFNPTFLLDGLSAIDSPVAQLSFTTSTKPALLSGKPALDAEADEAYKYLIMPVRLSG; the protein is encoded by the coding sequence GTGAAGATCCGGGTGGAACGCGACGTACTCGCGGAGGCGGTGGCGTGGGCGGCGCGCAGCCTCCCGGCCCGGCCGCCGGCGCCTGTCCTCGCGGGCCTGCTGCTGAAGGCCGAGGAAGGCGCACTGAGCCTTTCCAGCTTCGACTACGAGGTCTCGGCGCGGGTGTCCGTCGATGCCGAGGTCGACGAGGAGGGCACGGTTCTTGTCTCCGGCCGTCTGCTCGCCGACATCTGCCGCGCCCTGCCCAACCGTCCGGTGGAGATCTCCACAGACGGTGTGCGGGCGACGGTGGTCTGTGGCTCCTCGCGATTCACACTCCACACGCTTCCTGTGGAGGAGTACCCCGCGCTGCCGCAGATGCCGACCGCCACGGGCACCGTCCCTGGTGAGGTCTTCGCCGCCGCCGCGAACCAGGTGGCGATCGCGGCCGGCCGCGACGACACGCTTCCGGTGCTGACCGGCGTACGCATCGAGATCGAGGGCGACACGGTCACCCTGGCCTCGACCGACCGCTACCGCTTCGCGGTCCGCGAGTTCCTGTGGAAGCCGGAGGACCCCGAGGCGTCCGCGGTCGCCCTGGTGCCCGCCAAGACGCTCCAGGACACCGCCAAGGCGCTCACGAGCGGTGACACGGTCACGCTCGCGCTGTCGGGCTCCGGTGCCGGTGAGGGCCTGATCGGTTTCGAGGGTGCCGGGCGCCGCACGACGACGCGGCTGCTCGAAGGTGACCTGCCGAAGTACCGCACGCTGTTCCCGACGGAGTTCAACTCGATCGCCGTCATCGAGACCGCCCCCTTCGTGGAGGCCGTCAAGCGCGTGGCCCTGGTGGCCGAGCGGAACACCCCGGTGCGGCTCAGCTTCGAGCAGGGCGTGCTGATCCTCGAGGCCGGTTCCAGCGACGACGCACAGGCTGTGGAGAGGGTCGACGCCCAGCTCGACGGGGACGACATCTCGATCGCCTTCAACCCGACGTTCCTGCTCGACGGCCTGAGCGCGATCGACTCCCCGGTCGCCCAGCTGTCGTTCACGACGTCGACGAAGCCCGCGCTCCTGAGTGGCAAGCCGGCCCTGGATGCCGAGGCCGACGAGGCGTACAAGTACCTGATCATGCCTGTACGTCTGAGCGGCTGA
- the yidD gene encoding membrane protein insertion efficiency factor YidD: protein MKYPLLALIKLYQWTISPLLGPVCKYYPSCSRYGYLAIDRHGAIKGTALTAWRILRCNPWSLGGVDHVPPRKRPRWHEMLRAKWRERKGGPSAAGVPSGEISPQTPSPAAETPSHAQGA from the coding sequence ATGAAGTACCCACTGCTGGCTCTGATCAAGCTGTACCAGTGGACGATCAGTCCGCTGCTCGGCCCGGTGTGCAAGTACTACCCGTCGTGCTCCCGCTACGGCTACCTGGCCATCGACCGGCACGGTGCGATCAAGGGAACGGCGCTCACTGCCTGGCGCATCCTGCGGTGCAATCCGTGGTCGCTCGGTGGTGTCGACCACGTCCCGCCGCGCAAGCGTCCGCGGTGGCACGAGATGCTGCGCGCCAAGTGGCGCGAACGCAAGGGCGGGCCCTCCGCCGCTGGCGTGCCCTCCGGGGAGATCTCCCCCCAGACCCCGAGCCCGGCCGCCGAGACCCCGTCCCATGCTCAAGGAGCCTGA
- the recF gene encoding DNA replication/repair protein RecF encodes MHVTHLSLADFRSYARVEVPLDPGVTAFVGPNGQGKTNLVEAVGYLATLGSHRVSSDAPLVRMGAERAVIRATVRQGERQQLVELELNPGKANRARINRSSQVRPRDVLGIVRTVLFAPEDLALIKGDPGERRRFLDELITARSPRMAGVRSDYDRVLKQRNTLLKSAALARRHGGRSMDLSTLDVWDQHLARVGAELLAQRLDLIATLQPLTDKAYEQLAPGGGPVALEYKPSAPGEGHTRDALYEQLIAALEEVRKQEIERGVTLVGPHRDDLLLKLGQLPAKGYASHGESWSYALALRLASYDLLRAEGNEPVLVLDDVFAELDARRRERLAELVAPGEQVLVTAAVDDDVPGALVGTRYTVSDGAVERA; translated from the coding sequence ATGCATGTCACGCATCTGTCGCTGGCCGACTTCCGCTCGTACGCCCGGGTCGAGGTCCCTCTCGATCCGGGCGTCACCGCGTTCGTGGGGCCCAACGGCCAGGGCAAGACGAACCTCGTCGAGGCGGTCGGCTATCTCGCCACGCTCGGCAGCCACCGGGTCTCGTCGGACGCGCCGCTGGTGCGCATGGGCGCCGAGCGTGCCGTCATCAGGGCCACGGTCCGGCAGGGCGAGCGGCAGCAGCTCGTCGAGCTCGAACTCAATCCGGGCAAGGCGAACCGCGCCCGGATCAACAGGTCCTCGCAGGTCAGACCGCGCGACGTGCTGGGCATCGTCCGTACGGTGCTGTTCGCGCCGGAGGACCTTGCGCTGATCAAGGGCGACCCCGGTGAGCGCCGGCGGTTCCTCGACGAGCTGATCACGGCGCGCTCCCCGCGCATGGCGGGCGTGCGGTCCGACTACGACCGCGTACTGAAGCAGCGCAACACCCTCCTGAAGTCGGCGGCCCTCGCGCGGCGGCACGGCGGGCGCTCCATGGACCTGTCGACGCTCGACGTCTGGGACCAGCACCTCGCCCGCGTCGGCGCCGAACTGCTCGCACAGCGGCTCGACCTGATCGCCACGCTGCAGCCGCTGACCGACAAGGCGTACGAACAGCTGGCACCCGGCGGCGGCCCCGTCGCGCTGGAGTACAAGCCGTCGGCGCCGGGCGAAGGCCACACCCGCGACGCCCTGTACGAGCAGCTGATCGCCGCCCTCGAAGAGGTCCGCAAGCAGGAGATCGAGCGGGGCGTGACGCTGGTCGGCCCGCACCGCGACGACCTCCTCCTGAAGCTGGGCCAGCTCCCGGCCAAGGGGTACGCGAGCCACGGCGAGTCCTGGTCGTACGCCCTCGCGCTGCGCCTGGCCTCGTACGACCTGCTCAGGGCCGAGGGCAACGAGCCGGTGCTCGTCTTGGACGACGTCTTTGCCGAGCTCGACGCGCGCCGTAGGGAGCGCCTCGCCGAGCTGGTGGCGCCGGGCGAGCAGGTCCTGGTCACGGCCGCCGTGGACGACGACGTACCGGGCGCGCTGGTCGGTACGCGGTACACGGTGTCGGACGGCGCGGTGGAGCGCGCGTGA
- a CDS encoding DUF721 domain-containing protein: protein MSAEEPAKGTPKDAPQDTPKTPEPSGVDLARVALRAAKEQARARGDAAQQKKQARRGGLRSGARADGRDPLPLGSAINRLITERGWETPAAVGGVMGRWPQIVGDDLAKHCVPQRYDENERVLTVQCDSTAWATNLRLLAPQLVARLNEDLGHGTVRLIKVLGPGGPARRFGPLRAPGSTGPGDTYG from the coding sequence GTGAGCGCCGAAGAGCCCGCCAAGGGCACCCCCAAGGACGCACCGCAGGACACGCCGAAGACGCCCGAACCGTCCGGCGTCGACCTTGCCCGGGTCGCCCTCCGTGCCGCCAAGGAGCAGGCACGCGCGCGTGGCGACGCCGCGCAGCAGAAGAAGCAGGCCCGGCGCGGTGGACTGCGCTCCGGCGCGCGCGCCGACGGCCGCGACCCGCTGCCGCTCGGTTCCGCGATCAACCGTCTGATCACCGAGCGCGGCTGGGAGACGCCGGCCGCGGTCGGCGGGGTGATGGGCCGTTGGCCGCAGATCGTCGGCGACGATCTGGCCAAGCACTGCGTCCCCCAGCGGTACGACGAGAACGAGCGGGTCCTGACCGTGCAGTGCGACTCCACGGCCTGGGCGACGAACCTGCGTCTCCTGGCCCCGCAGCTGGTCGCGCGCCTCAACGAGGACCTGGGCCACGGCACCGTACGCCTCATCAAAGTGCTCGGTCCCGGTGGCCCCGCACGCCGCTTCGGACCCCTGCGCGCCCCCGGCAGCACGGGCCCCGGGGACACCTACGGCTGA
- the rpmH gene encoding 50S ribosomal protein L34, whose translation MSKRTFQPNNRRRAKTHGFRLRMRTRAGRAILANRRGKGRASLSA comes from the coding sequence GTGAGCAAGCGCACCTTCCAGCCGAACAACCGCCGTCGCGCCAAGACCCACGGCTTCCGCCTGCGGATGCGCACCCGTGCCGGCCGCGCCATCCTCGCGAACCGTCGTGGCAAGGGTCGCGCCAGCCTTTCCGCTTAA
- the dnaA gene encoding chromosomal replication initiator protein DnaA, whose amino-acid sequence MADVPADLAAVWPRVLEQLLGEGRGHGVEAKDERWIKRCQPLALVADTALLAVPNEFAKGVLEGRLAPIVSESLSRECGRPIRIAITVDDSVGEPVGPSAPPAQQQPGQQQQQSQQQRYEEPEPHQGSGQGHDAYDGYGRRSQEEHPQGSRPDQLPNARPAYPDYQRPAPGAWPQPPQQQDDYGWQQPRLGFPDRDPYATPVQQPQHDYRTQPPQSHSPYEQHRTDRQDQQDRHDRRERHELSEPSSAPGSGGPSGHRGGGHSNGHGVHGGAPGPLAAQPAPASAPGEPTARLNPKYLFDTFVIGASNRFAHAAAVAVAEAPAKAYNPLFIYGESGLGKTHLLHAIGHYARSLYPGTRVRYVSSEEFTNEFINSIRDGKGDTFRKRYREMDILLVDDIQFLASKESTQEEFFHTFNTLHNANKQIVLSSDRPPKQLVTLEDRLRNRFEWGLITDVQPPELETRIAILRKKAVQEQLNAPPEVLEFIASRISRNIRELEGALIRVTAFASLNRQPVDLGLTEIVLKDLIPGGEDASPEITAPAIMAATADYFGLTVDDLCGSSRSRVLVTARQIAMYLCRELTDLSLPKIGAQFGGRDHTTVMHADRKIRALMAERRSIYNQVTELTNRIKNG is encoded by the coding sequence GTGGCTGACGTACCTGCCGATCTTGCCGCAGTGTGGCCACGAGTGCTGGAACAGCTGCTGGGGGAAGGGCGTGGGCACGGCGTCGAGGCGAAGGACGAGCGCTGGATCAAGCGCTGCCAGCCGCTGGCACTGGTCGCCGACACCGCACTGCTCGCCGTGCCGAACGAATTCGCCAAGGGCGTGCTCGAGGGACGGCTCGCCCCCATCGTCAGTGAATCGCTGAGCCGCGAGTGCGGCCGTCCGATCCGCATCGCCATCACCGTCGACGACTCGGTGGGCGAACCGGTGGGCCCTTCCGCGCCCCCCGCCCAGCAACAGCCCGGCCAGCAGCAACAGCAGTCCCAGCAGCAGCGTTACGAAGAGCCCGAGCCGCACCAGGGCTCCGGTCAGGGACACGACGCGTACGACGGCTACGGCCGCCGCAGCCAGGAGGAGCACCCCCAGGGCTCGCGGCCCGACCAGCTGCCGAACGCCCGGCCCGCGTACCCGGACTATCAGCGCCCCGCGCCCGGCGCCTGGCCGCAGCCGCCGCAGCAGCAGGACGACTACGGCTGGCAGCAGCCCCGGCTCGGCTTCCCCGACCGCGATCCCTACGCGACGCCGGTCCAGCAGCCGCAGCACGACTACCGGACTCAGCCGCCGCAGAGCCACTCCCCGTACGAACAGCACCGCACCGACCGGCAGGACCAGCAGGACCGCCACGACCGGCGTGAGCGGCACGAGCTCTCCGAGCCGTCGTCCGCGCCCGGTTCCGGCGGCCCATCCGGTCACCGCGGCGGCGGCCACAGCAACGGTCACGGTGTGCACGGCGGCGCCCCCGGCCCGCTGGCCGCGCAGCCGGCCCCCGCGTCGGCTCCCGGCGAGCCCACCGCGCGCCTCAACCCGAAGTACCTCTTCGACACCTTCGTCATCGGTGCCTCCAACCGCTTCGCGCACGCGGCCGCGGTCGCCGTCGCCGAAGCGCCCGCCAAGGCCTACAACCCCCTCTTCATCTATGGGGAGTCGGGACTTGGCAAAACGCATCTTCTGCACGCGATCGGGCACTACGCCCGCAGCCTCTACCCCGGCACGCGCGTGCGGTACGTGAGCTCCGAGGAGTTCACCAACGAGTTCATCAACTCCATCCGCGACGGCAAGGGCGACACCTTCCGCAAGCGATACCGCGAGATGGACATCCTGCTCGTCGACGACATCCAGTTCCTTGCGAGCAAGGAGTCGACGCAGGAGGAGTTCTTCCACACCTTCAATACGCTCCACAACGCGAACAAGCAGATCGTGCTCTCCAGCGACCGGCCACCCAAGCAGCTGGTGACCCTGGAGGACCGGCTGCGCAACCGCTTCGAGTGGGGACTGATCACCGACGTCCAGCCGCCGGAGCTGGAGACGCGTATCGCCATCCTTCGTAAGAAGGCGGTGCAGGAGCAGCTCAACGCTCCTCCGGAGGTCCTTGAGTTCATCGCGTCCCGCATCTCACGCAACATCCGTGAGCTCGAGGGCGCGCTGATCCGGGTCACAGCCTTCGCCTCGCTCAATCGACAGCCTGTGGACCTCGGTCTGACGGAGATCGTGCTCAAGGATCTGATCCCTGGGGGCGAGGACGCCTCTCCGGAGATCACCGCGCCGGCCATCATGGCGGCGACCGCCGACTACTTCGGCCTGACGGTGGACGACCTCTGCGGATCCTCGCGCAGCCGCGTCCTGGTGACGGCACGCCAGATCGCGATGTACCTCTGCCGCGAGCTGACGGACCTCTCGCTGCCCAAGATCGGTGCGCAGTTCGGCGGCCGCGACCACACGACCGTGATGCACGCCGACCGCAAGATCCGCGCGCTGATGGCCGAGCGGCGCTCCATCTACAACCAGGTCACCGAGCTCACCAATCGCATCAAGAACGGCTGA